The DNA window TTTAATGTTCTCATGGTTATGATTATTTTGATTGTTTATACTCTATAGACGATGCTATTCTAAAATTGTTACAGTTGTTAACCTTAGTTAACAAACATTAACAAAACACTAAAGAATAAGACAGATTCTCCCTACAATTATTAGTATAATTAATTATATCTTTTGCCTGTATTCATTTTCTTTTATTAATTTAGAGCTGGTAAAATAAAAATCAGAGAGATCTTAACTCTAGTCTATTGAAATAATAAATTATGAAATTAAACTTATTGTCTTGCGATGCTCAAAGTCCAGATAGAAGAGCGATAGCAAAATGCATCGCAGAGGTCTCACCTAACATTAGTGAATCCTTATCAATTGAACTTACAGATATACTCTTAGAAGGTGACGCAGTAGATATTGAGGTAAAAGACAAAAATTCGGGATCTACGTTAAGAGCTTTACGAAAACTAAGTATTGACTACGAAATTATAGAATGAACCAAATAAAAATAATTTTCAAATATTATTATATAGTTGCCTTACTAGTTTTGATGTCTTGTAGTAAAACCAAAAATACTACAATTGAAACAGATTTTTGCACAACAATTCATAGAAACCAAACTACTTCACTTTCTAAAGAACTCGAAGACGTTGCTGAACTTATGACTACTAAAACTGGTGTTTATGTGCTAGAAGATGGAAGCGGCTCCATGGTTGCTAGAGCATGGCTAAGTGAATATGCTGAACAAACAATAGACATTCAATACTTCATTTTCTCAACAGATAATGTTGGACTAATTGCTTGTGATTATTTGATAAGAGCAGCAGATCGAGGTGTCAAAATTAGAATTATTGTTGATGATATTATGGTAGATTCTGATATTCAGGACATATTAACTTTTGATTCTCATGAAAATATTAACGTAAAAATCTATAATCCAGGCGTAAATTTAGGAAAAAACATCATTAGTAAAATTACAAAATTTGCTACAGATTTTAGATCTGCAAATCAACGTATGCATAATAAAACCTTTATTGTCGATGGAAAAGTAGTCATTACTGGTGGACGAAATATTGCAGATGAATATTTTGACTACGACCATGAATATAATTTTAGAGATCGAGATATTTTATTGCTAGGTAAAGTTTCTGAAAAAGTAAATAATTCATTTAACGACTTTTGGAATAGCGATTTGAGCAAAAACGTGACCAGTATTATTAATGAAAAACCTGAAAACATTAATTCAGATCAGCGATTTGACAACCTTCATGAATACGCTTGCAATCCTAATAACTTCTGGCCTCAAATACGCGAAAGAATTGCAAGATTACCAAGTACA is part of the Psychroserpens ponticola genome and encodes:
- a CDS encoding phospholipase D family protein, whose product is MNQIKIIFKYYYIVALLVLMSCSKTKNTTIETDFCTTIHRNQTTSLSKELEDVAELMTTKTGVYVLEDGSGSMVARAWLSEYAEQTIDIQYFIFSTDNVGLIACDYLIRAADRGVKIRIIVDDIMVDSDIQDILTFDSHENINVKIYNPGVNLGKNIISKITKFATDFRSANQRMHNKTFIVDGKVVITGGRNIADEYFDYDHEYNFRDRDILLLGKVSEKVNNSFNDFWNSDLSKNVTSIINEKPENINSDQRFDNLHEYACNPNNFWPQIRERIARLPSTFNTIKKSGELVWLDDVDFISDAPGKNDGKNGLGGSGISTTALIDLVKNAKSSIDIQTPYLITTELSQNLFKDAVDRGVNIRILTNSLASTDNIEAFSSYQSDRKKLLNTGVRIFEFRPDAAERTQIMTGELQEQLDHKPIFGLHAKSMVIDKQTTVIGTFNLDPRSANLNTECIVIVHSDKISKGVLKGMEQEFKPENSWETTLEFNPDSKVNNYKRLKTWTRKILPKDIL